In Brevundimonas subvibrioides, a genomic segment contains:
- the petA gene encoding ubiquinol-cytochrome c reductase iron-sulfur subunit, with amino-acid sequence MAESVVNAEHPEGGAPEGEATRRDFIHIAAGAAAVGAGVMVAWPLINSMNPAADTLALSTTEFDTSKVAEGMQVVITWQGKPVFVRNRTAAELQKVLADPMSSLKDPQSDQDRTKPGHEPMLVVLGNCTHLGCIPTFGAGDYGGWFCPCHGSHYDASGRIRKGPAPKNLVVPEYAFTAGSTIKIG; translated from the coding sequence GTGGCCGAATCGGTCGTGAACGCAGAGCATCCCGAAGGTGGAGCGCCTGAGGGTGAAGCCACCCGCCGGGACTTTATCCATATTGCCGCCGGCGCCGCGGCCGTGGGCGCAGGGGTGATGGTGGCCTGGCCGCTGATCAACTCCATGAACCCGGCCGCCGACACCCTGGCCCTGTCGACCACCGAGTTCGACACGTCCAAGGTCGCCGAGGGCATGCAGGTCGTCATCACCTGGCAGGGCAAGCCGGTGTTCGTGCGCAACCGCACCGCCGCCGAACTGCAGAAGGTCCTGGCCGACCCGATGAGCAGCCTGAAGGACCCCCAGTCCGATCAGGACCGCACCAAGCCGGGCCACGAGCCGATGCTGGTCGTGCTCGGCAACTGCACCCACCTGGGCTGCATCCCTACCTTTGGAGCCGGTGACTACGGCGGCTGGTTCTGCCCGTGCCACGGCTCGCACTACGACGCGTCGGGCCGCATCCGTAAGGGACCGGCCCCCAAGAACCTGGTCGTCCCGGAGTATGCGTTCACCGCAGGCTCCACCATCAAGATCGGCTGA
- a CDS encoding tRNA (cytidine(34)-2'-O)-methyltransferase, translating to MRLALFQPAIPQNVGACIRLSACFGVELHIIEPTGFNFDDRAMKRAALDYGPLSHMIRHADWEAFQSTRGSGRLILFTTRGATSLTRFTFQPDDTLLFGSETSGVPDFVHAAADARVFIPIRPGARSLNLSVSAGIGLFEGLRQTSS from the coding sequence ATGCGTCTCGCCCTTTTTCAACCGGCCATACCGCAGAACGTCGGGGCCTGTATCCGTCTGTCGGCCTGTTTCGGGGTCGAGCTGCACATTATCGAGCCCACCGGCTTCAATTTCGACGATCGCGCGATGAAGCGAGCGGCCCTCGACTACGGCCCGCTGTCGCACATGATCCGCCATGCCGACTGGGAAGCATTCCAGTCGACCCGTGGCAGCGGTCGCCTGATTCTGTTCACCACGCGGGGCGCGACATCCCTGACCCGGTTCACCTTCCAGCCCGATGACACCCTGCTGTTCGGATCCGAAACATCCGGCGTGCCCGACTTCGTTCATGCCGCCGCTGACGCGCGTGTCTTCATCCCGATCCGGCCCGGAGCCCGGTCGCTGAACCTGTCGGTCAGCGCCGGGATCGGACTGTTCGAAGGGTTGCGTCAGACCTCGTCCTGA